A genomic window from Flavobacterium phycosphaerae includes:
- a CDS encoding DUF2721 domain-containing protein, with protein MTLHIETPALLFSATSLILLAYTNRFLTIAQIVRSLKKHYDENHTKSILLQIKNLNLRLSLIRYMQLFGVLCLFLSVFAMLSLFLEQQTMGIWLFGVSLLSLLISLGISFWEISISVTALRFHLSDLLEEEEKKPKK; from the coding sequence ATGACCCTCCACATCGAAACTCCCGCGCTCCTATTCTCTGCCACCTCATTAATATTGCTGGCCTACACGAACAGGTTTCTAACTATAGCCCAAATTGTCAGAAGTTTGAAAAAACATTACGACGAAAACCACACCAAAAGTATTTTACTTCAAATCAAAAACCTCAACCTCCGATTGTCATTAATACGGTACATGCAACTCTTCGGTGTACTGTGTTTGTTTCTTTCCGTCTTTGCCATGTTATCCTTATTTTTAGAACAACAAACCATGGGCATTTGGCTTTTTGGTGTCAGTCTACTTTCGCTTTTGATTTCGCTGGGAATTTCTTTCTGGGAAATCAGCATTTCAGTTACAGCCCTGCGTTTTCATTTAAGTGATTTGCTGGAAGAGGAAGAAAAAAAACCTAAAAAATAA
- the htpG gene encoding molecular chaperone HtpG, which translates to MTTGKINVSVENIFPLIKKFLYSDHEIFLRELVSNATDATLKLKHLTSIGEAKVEYGNPIIEVKIDKEGKKLHLIDQGLGMTAEEVEKYINQVAFSGAEEFLEKYKDSAKDSGIIGHFGLGFYSAFMVAEKVEIITKSYKEEPAAHWTCDGSPEFTLEPHDKTDRGTEIILHIAEDSLEFLEEYKIRELLTKYNKFMPVPIKFGTRKEKIEQKKGESVDEADKDNIFTEVEVDNIINNPNPAWTKQPVDLTEEDYKNFYRELYPMQFEEPLFNIHLNVDYPFNLTGILYFPKMSADLQLQKDKIQLYQNQVYVTDNVEGIVPEFLGMLKGVIDSPDIPLNVSRSYLQADGNVKKISNYITRKVADKLKSLFNENREDFEKKWNDIKIVLEYGMLSEPKFYEKAGDFVLYPNVADKYYTLAELKEAITANQTDKNGKLVVLYASNKDAQHGYIEIAKDKGYEVILLDSPIVSHLIQKLESDNENMTFVRVDSDHIDKLIQKEDTQISKLSEEEATKLKTVLEEIVAKANYSVQLEPMDSTAAPFIITQPEFMRRMKEMSQSGGGGMFGMGNFPEMYNLVVNTNSDLATTILTASDKSAQESLVKQALDLAKISQGLLKGEELTAFVKRSFELIK; encoded by the coding sequence ATGACAACAGGAAAAATTAATGTATCAGTAGAAAACATCTTTCCGCTAATCAAGAAGTTTTTATACAGCGACCACGAAATTTTCTTGCGTGAATTAGTATCCAACGCAACGGATGCCACTCTAAAATTAAAACACTTAACCAGTATTGGCGAAGCCAAAGTAGAATACGGCAATCCCATCATCGAAGTTAAAATTGACAAAGAAGGCAAAAAGCTTCACCTCATCGACCAAGGGTTAGGGATGACAGCCGAAGAAGTAGAAAAGTACATCAACCAAGTGGCCTTCTCAGGTGCCGAAGAGTTTTTGGAAAAATATAAAGACTCTGCCAAAGATTCAGGCATCATTGGTCATTTCGGTCTTGGTTTTTACTCTGCCTTTATGGTAGCCGAAAAAGTAGAAATCATCACGAAGTCCTATAAAGAAGAACCGGCAGCGCATTGGACTTGTGACGGTAGCCCTGAATTTACGTTAGAACCGCATGACAAAACCGATAGAGGAACCGAAATCATCCTGCACATTGCTGAAGATTCCTTAGAATTTTTAGAAGAATACAAAATCCGTGAACTGTTAACCAAATACAACAAGTTCATGCCGGTGCCCATTAAATTCGGTACCCGTAAAGAAAAAATCGAACAGAAAAAAGGAGAATCAGTTGACGAAGCTGACAAAGACAATATTTTTACCGAAGTAGAAGTTGACAACATCATCAACAATCCTAATCCGGCCTGGACGAAACAACCGGTAGATTTGACTGAGGAAGATTATAAAAATTTCTATCGCGAATTGTATCCAATGCAATTTGAAGAACCGCTATTCAACATTCATTTGAATGTAGATTATCCGTTCAACTTGACGGGGATTTTATATTTCCCGAAAATGTCAGCCGATTTACAATTGCAAAAAGACAAAATTCAATTGTACCAAAATCAAGTTTATGTAACTGACAACGTAGAAGGAATCGTACCTGAGTTTTTAGGTATGCTAAAAGGAGTGATTGATTCACCGGACATTCCATTGAATGTGTCGCGTTCATACTTACAAGCGGATGGCAATGTGAAGAAAATTTCCAACTACATCACGCGTAAAGTAGCCGACAAACTAAAATCGTTATTCAATGAAAACCGCGAAGACTTTGAAAAAAAATGGAACGACATCAAAATCGTTTTGGAATACGGAATGTTATCCGAACCTAAATTCTACGAAAAAGCCGGTGACTTTGTTTTATATCCAAATGTAGCCGACAAGTATTATACTTTGGCCGAATTAAAAGAAGCCATCACAGCGAACCAAACCGATAAAAACGGGAAATTAGTGGTATTGTATGCTTCCAATAAAGACGCGCAACACGGTTACATTGAAATTGCTAAAGACAAAGGCTACGAAGTGATTTTATTAGATTCTCCTATCGTTTCGCATTTGATTCAAAAATTAGAAAGCGATAACGAAAACATGACTTTTGTTCGTGTTGATTCGGATCATATCGATAAATTAATCCAAAAAGAAGACACTCAGATTTCAAAACTATCGGAAGAAGAAGCCACAAAACTGAAAACGGTTTTAGAAGAGATTGTTGCCAAAGCCAACTATTCGGTACAATTAGAACCGATGGACAGCACTGCGGCACCATTTATTATCACGCAACCTGAATTCATGCGAAGAATGAAAGAAATGAGTCAATCTGGTGGCGGAGGTATGTTCGGCATGGGCAATTTCCCCGAAATGTACAACCTGGTTGTGAACACCAACTCTGATTTGGCCACAACCATTTTAACCGCTTCGGATAAATCAGCTCAGGAAAGTTTGGTAAAACAAGCCTTAGATTTAGCCAAAATATCCCAAGGTTTATTAAAAGGCGAAGAACTAACCGCTTTTGTAAAAAGAAGTTTTGAACTCATAAAGTAA
- a CDS encoding lipocalin family protein — protein MKKIILISFLSLLIFSCKSKNSATSTKLDTQSEVAIKGNWMISSVTYPGSDVIKVTSFDLADSKCFIGSKWKFVSNNNKGILALESPKCTAYTTPITWFINKEGQFVMKILDEAKAKTVKAGYVLRVANQTESSFQLIDRINVAGNMTDVVYQFEKLN, from the coding sequence ATGAAAAAAATTATTTTAATTAGTTTCTTATCGCTCTTGATTTTTTCCTGTAAATCAAAAAACTCGGCTACCAGTACTAAACTGGACACTCAATCAGAAGTAGCCATTAAAGGAAATTGGATGATTTCGTCAGTAACTTATCCCGGTTCGGATGTTATAAAAGTAACCTCCTTTGACTTAGCGGATTCGAAATGTTTTATTGGCAGCAAATGGAAATTTGTATCTAACAACAACAAAGGAATATTGGCTTTAGAAAGTCCGAAATGTACCGCTTACACTACGCCAATTACTTGGTTTATTAATAAAGAAGGACAATTTGTTATGAAGATTTTGGATGAAGCCAAAGCTAAAACGGTAAAAGCCGGCTATGTATTGCGAGTAGCCAATCAAACAGAGTCATCATTTCAACTGATTGACCGAATTAACGTAGCCGGAAATATGACCGACGTAGTATATCAATTTGAAAAATTAAACTAA
- a CDS encoding OmpA family protein, producing MKKISTILLGSVLLLSTVFTSCEAVKNTNKTQRGAAIGAVGGAVIGGILGNNIGKGGNGALGAVLGGVIGGVAGGVIGNKMDKQAREIETALPGAQVERVGEGIRLVLGENAVRFDTNKSTLTAAAKANLDKLVPVFNQYPDTNIQIYGYTDSTGTAEYNLKLSDQRAASVKAYLAGKGLSSGRFTTTGLGIADPIATNDTPEGRSQNRRVEFAITANEKMVQEAKKEAGK from the coding sequence ATGAAAAAGATAAGTACAATTTTATTAGGAAGCGTTCTGCTTTTATCTACGGTTTTCACCAGTTGTGAGGCGGTAAAAAATACTAACAAAACACAACGTGGTGCTGCTATTGGTGCTGTTGGGGGTGCTGTTATCGGCGGGATTTTAGGAAACAATATCGGTAAAGGCGGTAATGGTGCTTTAGGTGCTGTACTTGGAGGTGTCATTGGTGGTGTTGCCGGTGGAGTTATCGGAAATAAAATGGATAAACAAGCCCGCGAAATTGAAACGGCTTTACCAGGTGCTCAAGTAGAAAGAGTAGGCGAAGGGATTCGTTTAGTGTTAGGGGAAAATGCTGTTCGTTTTGATACTAATAAATCTACCTTAACAGCTGCGGCTAAAGCTAATTTAGATAAGTTAGTACCGGTGTTTAACCAATATCCTGATACTAATATTCAAATTTATGGTTATACTGACAGTACAGGAACAGCCGAATATAATTTGAAATTATCAGACCAAAGAGCTGCTTCGGTAAAAGCTTACTTAGCCGGAAAAGGGTTGTCATCAGGTCGATTTACTACAACAGGATTAGGTATAGCCGATCCGATTGCAACCAATGATACTCCAGAAGGAAGAAGTCAGAATCGTCGTGTGGAGTTTGCCATCACAGCCAATGAGAAAATGGTACAAGAGGCTAAAAAAGAAGCCGGAAAATAA
- a CDS encoding TetR family transcriptional regulator C-terminal domain-containing protein produces the protein MATTKTTKAKKKLLNDLEIISLYMNDVLERHEAPKNVFIFCKKHAIDESDFYSFFGSLNALRQEIWVKFFENSVATIEKEPAFETYSDKNKLLTLYFTLFEILTLNRSYVLFSLKENKEGLKNLKNLTLFRNHFKAYIVSKIKSKPSEVFGKVAKVTEPVFSEGAWLQFLFLLKFWIEDTSKGFEKTDVLIEKSVNTVVDLLDTKPLESLFDLGKFLWKEKMQS, from the coding sequence ATGGCAACAACAAAAACTACCAAAGCAAAGAAAAAACTGCTGAATGATCTTGAGATTATCTCGTTGTACATGAATGATGTTTTAGAAAGGCATGAAGCGCCCAAGAATGTTTTTATTTTTTGCAAAAAGCATGCTATTGATGAAAGTGACTTCTACAGTTTTTTTGGATCGCTAAATGCTTTAAGGCAAGAGATATGGGTAAAGTTTTTTGAAAATTCAGTAGCTACTATTGAAAAAGAGCCTGCTTTTGAAACTTATTCAGATAAAAATAAGTTACTCACGTTGTATTTTACTTTGTTTGAAATACTGACGCTGAACAGAAGCTATGTGCTGTTTTCTTTAAAGGAAAATAAAGAAGGATTGAAGAATTTGAAAAATTTAACCCTTTTCAGAAACCATTTTAAAGCCTATATCGTAAGTAAAATAAAGTCAAAACCATCAGAGGTATTCGGGAAAGTGGCGAAAGTAACCGAACCTGTTTTCTCTGAAGGGGCTTGGCTTCAGTTCTTATTTTTATTGAAGTTTTGGATAGAAGACACCTCAAAAGGTTTTGAAAAAACAGATGTACTGATTGAGAAATCGGTGAATACCGTAGTAGATTTATTAGATACAAAACCCTTGGAAAGTTTATTCGATTTGGGGAAATTCCTTTGGAAAGAAAAAATGCAATCATGA
- a CDS encoding ABC1 kinase family protein has product MKTLDKIPTGKLERAGQLVKTGIKVGGNYVAYYGEKMVNPSLNRDKLNENNAEDIYDGLKNLKGSALKVAQMLSMDKSIMPQAYVDKFSLSQFSVPPLSAPLVRKTFKKYLGQYPEAIFDTFTPEAMNAASIGQVHKATKDGKIFAVKIQYPGVSDSISSDLALVKPFATRMFNLKGKDSEKYFKEVEDKLLEETDYVLELKQSLEVSAWCQKIENLRFPKYYPELSSEKILTMEWIDGEHLSEFTAHNEDRVKSDKIGQALWDFYMYQMHHLKQVHADPHPGNFLIDTNNTLVAIDFGCMKQVPEEFYVPYFELARPEVIDNPKLFVEKLYELEILRADDSEKELAYFTQLFHDLLSLFTKPFHGATFDFSEEVFFGQIAQMGEEFSKDTQLRKMNGNRGSKHFLYINRTFFGLYNLLHDLKARIDTKSFEKYIT; this is encoded by the coding sequence ATGAAAACATTAGATAAAATTCCAACAGGAAAACTCGAACGCGCCGGACAATTAGTTAAAACCGGCATTAAAGTAGGAGGAAATTATGTTGCCTATTATGGCGAAAAAATGGTGAATCCTTCTTTAAATAGAGATAAACTAAACGAAAACAATGCCGAAGATATTTACGACGGTTTGAAAAACTTGAAAGGCAGTGCTTTGAAAGTAGCCCAAATGCTGAGTATGGATAAAAGCATTATGCCACAAGCGTATGTGGATAAATTTTCGTTGTCTCAGTTCTCAGTCCCGCCATTATCTGCGCCTTTGGTTAGAAAAACATTTAAAAAATATTTGGGGCAATACCCCGAAGCTATATTCGACACTTTCACCCCGGAAGCTATGAATGCGGCGAGTATCGGTCAGGTACACAAGGCAACTAAGGATGGGAAAATTTTTGCTGTGAAAATCCAATATCCGGGAGTGTCGGATAGTATTAGTTCAGATTTGGCTTTGGTAAAACCTTTTGCTACTCGAATGTTTAATTTGAAAGGCAAAGATTCGGAGAAATATTTCAAAGAAGTTGAAGACAAATTACTCGAAGAAACCGACTATGTATTAGAGTTGAAACAAAGTTTAGAGGTTTCAGCTTGGTGTCAAAAGATTGAAAATTTGCGCTTCCCAAAATACTATCCTGAATTATCCTCGGAAAAGATTTTAACTATGGAATGGATTGATGGGGAGCATCTTTCCGAATTTACGGCACACAATGAAGATAGAGTCAAAAGTGATAAAATTGGACAGGCACTTTGGGATTTTTACATGTATCAAATGCATCATTTAAAACAAGTGCATGCTGATCCGCATCCGGGAAATTTTTTGATTGATACCAATAATACTTTGGTGGCCATTGATTTTGGTTGTATGAAGCAGGTTCCGGAAGAATTTTATGTTCCTTATTTTGAATTGGCAAGACCTGAAGTTATCGATAATCCGAAATTATTTGTCGAAAAATTATATGAACTCGAGATTTTGAGAGCCGATGATTCTGAGAAAGAATTAGCCTATTTTACGCAACTATTTCATGATTTGCTGAGTTTGTTTACCAAACCGTTTCATGGTGCTACTTTTGATTTTTCGGAAGAAGTTTTTTTTGGACAAATAGCTCAAATGGGAGAGGAGTTTTCCAAAGATACTCAGCTCCGAAAAATGAATGGCAACCGAGGTTCAAAGCATTTTTTATACATCAACAGAACATTTTTCGGATTGTATAATTTATTACACGACTTAAAAGCCCGAATAGACACTAAGTCATTCGAAAAATATATTACATAA
- a CDS encoding beta strand repeat-containing protein, with amino-acid sequence MKVKIYFRLFLFLLFVPAYAQVGVGTITPNAQLEIASSNQVTPANTDGILIPKVDAFPITNPTVAQQGMLVYLTTTSGTNSPGFYYWNNPSTSWIGLQTTANTDWTILGNTGTNSATNFLGTIDDKDIVFKRYNIRAGFIGNPDTSIGNMNTSFGANTLNPATTGTRNTAIGTNVMPSNTTGNINVAIGERALFTNTIGVENVAVGVGSLFSNSSGNYNTAVGRNALTSNASGASNTSIGYAALSFNTNSFNTAVGRDALRTNSTGSENTATGVNALYANVGGIGNSAFGVKSLRNATGSYNVGIGYESLFSNSAGGYNVGIGYQAGYNETGSNKLYIENSNADASNALIYGEFDNNIVRANGTLQIGNPATTGYAFPTSRGTSTYVLQTNGSGSTSWVAPSTLTVTETDPQVSSATTYAIPKWNGTTLVDGVAVDDGTNVGIGVSPSVGNKLEVNGKTKTTNFQMTNGAAANYVLQSDAAGNASWNSLPVNTVLPYTTTGASTGIYTVALTEYTVRVYGGVSEVRLPNAVGNIGKVYIIIGSNGIGSKTLSTNGGTIYDDVTNTTITTISGSQRYMIQSDGTGWIVIGN; translated from the coding sequence ATGAAGGTAAAAATTTACTTTAGACTTTTTCTATTTTTATTGTTTGTACCGGCTTATGCACAAGTTGGTGTGGGTACTATTACGCCCAATGCCCAATTAGAAATAGCTTCAAGCAATCAGGTTACGCCTGCGAATACCGATGGGATTCTGATTCCTAAAGTTGATGCATTCCCAATTACCAACCCAACAGTGGCACAGCAAGGCATGTTGGTATATCTTACTACCACATCCGGGACTAATTCTCCGGGATTTTATTATTGGAACAACCCTTCTACCAGTTGGATAGGCCTTCAGACAACGGCTAATACAGATTGGACTATTTTGGGAAATACCGGAACCAATTCGGCCACTAACTTTTTAGGGACTATCGACGATAAAGACATCGTTTTCAAAAGGTATAATATAAGGGCCGGTTTTATTGGAAATCCGGATACTTCCATTGGTAATATGAATACTTCTTTTGGAGCAAACACCTTAAATCCTGCTACAACCGGAACCCGAAACACTGCTATCGGCACCAATGTAATGCCTTCCAATACTACAGGAAACATTAATGTAGCCATAGGAGAACGCGCACTATTTACCAATACAATTGGTGTGGAAAATGTGGCAGTTGGCGTTGGCTCTCTTTTCTCGAATTCAAGTGGTAATTATAATACAGCAGTTGGGCGTAATGCCCTAACCAGTAATGCCAGTGGAGCCTCAAATACCTCAATAGGATATGCCGCTCTATCTTTTAACACCAATTCTTTTAATACCGCTGTTGGTAGAGATGCCTTAAGAACAAACTCAACCGGAAGTGAAAATACCGCGACCGGAGTTAATGCTTTATATGCCAATGTTGGTGGTATCGGTAACTCAGCTTTTGGTGTTAAAAGTTTAAGAAACGCAACCGGTAGTTACAATGTGGGTATTGGTTATGAAAGTTTGTTCTCTAACAGTGCAGGTGGTTACAATGTAGGCATAGGATACCAAGCCGGTTATAACGAAACCGGAAGTAATAAATTATACATTGAAAATTCCAATGCAGATGCCTCCAATGCTTTGATTTATGGTGAATTTGACAACAATATTGTTAGAGCTAATGGTACTTTGCAAATCGGGAATCCGGCCACAACAGGTTATGCCTTTCCAACATCGAGAGGAACTAGCACTTATGTATTGCAAACCAATGGTAGTGGGAGTACATCTTGGGTTGCTCCTTCAACATTAACTGTTACAGAAACCGACCCGCAAGTATCTTCAGCAACTACCTATGCTATTCCCAAATGGAATGGCACCACACTAGTTGACGGAGTAGCTGTTGATGACGGCACTAATGTTGGTATTGGTGTTAGCCCATCGGTCGGAAATAAATTGGAAGTAAACGGTAAAACCAAAACTACCAATTTTCAAATGACTAACGGAGCGGCGGCCAATTATGTGCTGCAAAGTGACGCGGCCGGAAATGCCAGCTGGAATAGTCTTCCGGTAAATACCGTTTTACCCTACACAACAACGGGGGCTTCAACCGGAATTTATACGGTTGCATTAACGGAATATACCGTCAGAGTGTATGGCGGCGTTTCAGAAGTCAGATTACCTAATGCCGTTGGAAATATCGGAAAAGTATATATTATTATAGGAAGTAATGGCATCGGTTCTAAAACGCTGTCTACTAACGGCGGTACCATTTATGATGATGTTACCAATACAACGATTACCACTATCAGCGGAAGTCAGCGGTATATGATTCAAAGTGATGGAACCGGCTGGATAGTCATTGGCAATTAA
- a CDS encoding ABC transporter ATP-binding protein, with protein sequence MLQVQNISFSYQNDVTLDSLSFSLEKGKNLAVIGESGCGKSTLLKLIYGLYDLTEGQIFWNEQEVLGPKFHLIPGMDYMKYLAQDFDLMPYITVAENVGKYLSNFYPEKKDKRIAELLEVVEMTEFANIKAKNLSGGQMQRVAIARVLALEPEVLLLDEPFSHIDNFRKNSLRRKLFGYLKEKGITTIIATHDSTDVLSFADAVLVLQQGKIIANGTPKTIYHQPQNKYIASLFGDVNEIIIDGKTHFVYPNQFKVVAQSKWEVEVLKSYYRGSHYLLEGRYDNQILFFEHATAIPLNTRVFLEKKAPKQFNFRAFFLVFQIFF encoded by the coding sequence ATGTTACAAGTTCAAAATATTTCTTTTTCTTATCAAAACGATGTGACACTGGATTCACTTTCTTTTTCTTTGGAAAAAGGGAAGAACTTAGCTGTTATAGGCGAAAGCGGTTGCGGTAAAAGTACTTTGCTTAAGTTAATTTATGGTTTGTATGATTTAACAGAAGGGCAGATTTTTTGGAATGAACAAGAGGTGTTGGGACCAAAATTCCATTTGATTCCCGGTATGGATTATATGAAGTATTTGGCTCAAGATTTTGATTTAATGCCTTACATCACCGTGGCAGAGAATGTAGGTAAATATCTTTCTAATTTTTATCCTGAAAAAAAAGATAAACGCATCGCCGAGTTATTAGAGGTGGTGGAAATGACAGAATTTGCCAATATCAAAGCAAAAAATTTAAGTGGCGGACAAATGCAGCGTGTTGCTATTGCTCGAGTTTTAGCCTTAGAACCGGAGGTGCTTTTGTTAGACGAACCATTTAGTCATATTGACAATTTTCGAAAAAACAGTCTGCGACGAAAATTGTTCGGTTATCTCAAAGAAAAAGGAATTACCACCATTATCGCCACTCATGACAGCACTGATGTTTTATCTTTTGCCGATGCGGTTTTAGTATTGCAACAAGGTAAAATTATTGCCAACGGAACTCCGAAAACTATTTACCATCAGCCCCAAAATAAATACATTGCCTCGCTTTTTGGTGATGTAAATGAAATTATCATTGATGGAAAAACCCACTTTGTCTATCCGAACCAATTCAAAGTAGTGGCCCAATCAAAATGGGAAGTTGAAGTGCTTAAAAGTTATTATCGTGGCAGTCATTATTTGTTGGAAGGACGTTATGACAATCAGATTCTTTTTTTTGAACATGCCACAGCGATTCCTTTAAATACTAGAGTCTTTCTTGAAAAAAAAGCCCCGAAACAGTTTAATTTCAGGGCTTTTTTTTTAGTTTTTCAAATATTTTTCTAA
- a CDS encoding S9 family peptidase: MKLRYTLLLLFIGLGFSVSAQENLTYQKPSAEILALADYERAPSVSMDSKKEYMLFTYRSTYKSLDDLNQEEMRLGGLRINPITNISSSVTYINNLKIRKITDKTETQVSGLPENPRITNVSWSPNEKKIAFTHTTATGVELWVLDVPLATAKKVTEANLNANLGNPFNWMKDNETLLVKMLPKNRPALIDLKKDLPKGPTVSVSDGSKSQNRTYPDLLKNKTDEFNFEALVTSELYKVSLSGKTELFKPAAIYAGESFSPDGNYLMLSTIQKPFSYIVPLSRFPQKSVVYDLTGKEIKVVNEVPLNEIMPKGFSSVRKGKRNMNWRADKLATLNYVVALDEGDQANKADFRDEVFNWEAPFTNEPKTILKTQQRFSGITWGNDNVAIAYDEWYDTRNGKVYLINPSNPSQAPKIISDRNSQDIYSDPGNFETKRNQYNRYVLAIENDNMYLIGDGFTKDGQFPFIDEFSLKTLKTKRLYTSTYKDKKEDLLSIEDFKKGEVLVQIQSKNDYPNYYFRNIKSNKLTQITNFKNPFESIKNVYKEVIKYKRKDGVELSGTLYLPAGYDRNKKTEKLPLLIWAYPAEFKDKNSAGQSDKNPNEFTFPNYGSFVYWVTKGYAVLDDASFPIIGEGTTEPNDTFITQLVDDAASAIDAVADLGYINRKKVAIGGHSYGAFMTANLLTHCNLFACGIARSGAYNRTLTPFGFQSEQRNYWDVPKVYNEMSPFMNAEKMKTPLLLVHGDADNNPGTFTLQSERYFQALKGLGAPVRLVLLPKESHGYAAKENILHLLWEQDQFLEKYLKN; the protein is encoded by the coding sequence ATGAAATTACGTTACACCCTACTGCTTTTATTTATCGGGCTTGGATTTTCAGTCAGTGCCCAAGAAAACCTGACTTACCAGAAACCTTCAGCAGAAATCTTGGCATTAGCCGATTATGAAAGAGCGCCAAGCGTTAGTATGGACTCTAAAAAAGAATACATGCTTTTTACCTATCGCAGCACTTATAAATCACTCGATGATTTAAATCAGGAAGAAATGCGTTTAGGCGGTTTGCGGATCAATCCCATAACCAATATTTCGAGTTCGGTTACGTATATCAATAATTTAAAAATCAGGAAAATAACCGACAAAACGGAAACCCAAGTTAGTGGTTTACCCGAAAATCCCAGAATTACCAATGTGTCTTGGTCACCCAACGAAAAGAAAATCGCTTTTACCCACACCACGGCTACCGGTGTTGAACTTTGGGTACTTGATGTCCCTTTGGCAACCGCAAAAAAAGTTACGGAAGCCAATCTGAATGCCAACTTGGGCAATCCTTTTAACTGGATGAAAGATAACGAAACCCTACTGGTGAAAATGTTACCCAAAAACCGTCCGGCGCTAATTGACCTGAAAAAAGATTTACCTAAAGGACCAACCGTTTCCGTAAGTGATGGTTCAAAATCACAAAACAGAACCTACCCCGATTTATTAAAAAACAAAACCGATGAATTCAATTTTGAAGCTTTGGTGACTTCTGAATTGTATAAAGTTTCGTTGTCCGGTAAAACGGAATTATTTAAACCCGCTGCCATTTATGCCGGAGAAAGTTTTTCGCCTGACGGTAATTATTTAATGCTGTCTACCATTCAAAAACCATTTTCGTACATCGTTCCGCTGAGTCGTTTTCCTCAAAAATCAGTCGTTTATGATTTGACCGGAAAAGAAATAAAAGTAGTTAACGAAGTTCCGTTAAATGAAATTATGCCCAAAGGATTTTCTTCCGTAAGAAAAGGAAAAAGAAACATGAATTGGCGCGCTGATAAACTGGCGACGCTCAATTATGTTGTAGCATTAGACGAAGGAGATCAGGCCAACAAAGCTGATTTCAGAGATGAAGTTTTTAATTGGGAGGCTCCTTTTACCAATGAACCTAAAACCATTTTAAAAACACAACAACGTTTTTCAGGCATAACCTGGGGGAATGACAATGTCGCCATAGCTTATGACGAATGGTACGACACCAGAAATGGTAAAGTTTATTTAATCAATCCGTCCAACCCTAGTCAGGCTCCTAAAATTATTTCAGACAGAAATTCACAAGATATTTATTCTGATCCGGGTAATTTTGAAACCAAACGAAACCAATACAACCGTTATGTTTTAGCTATTGAAAACGACAATATGTATTTAATTGGCGATGGCTTTACTAAAGACGGACAGTTTCCGTTTATTGATGAATTCAGTTTGAAAACCTTAAAAACAAAACGCCTCTACACCTCAACTTACAAAGACAAGAAAGAAGATTTACTATCGATTGAAGATTTTAAAAAAGGAGAGGTTTTAGTTCAAATTCAATCCAAAAATGACTATCCGAATTATTATTTCAGAAATATCAAATCGAATAAGCTAACTCAAATTACCAACTTCAAAAACCCTTTTGAAAGCATCAAAAATGTGTACAAAGAGGTTATTAAATACAAACGTAAAGATGGTGTGGAATTGTCAGGCACCTTGTATTTGCCGGCCGGATATGACCGAAATAAGAAAACAGAGAAATTACCTTTATTGATTTGGGCCTACCCAGCGGAATTTAAAGATAAAAACTCTGCCGGACAAAGTGATAAAAACCCTAACGAATTTACTTTCCCTAATTATGGTTCGTTTGTTTATTGGGTAACCAAAGGCTATGCCGTGTTGGATGACGCTTCGTTTCCTATCATTGGTGAAGGGACTACGGAACCCAACGATACTTTTATCACCCAACTTGTTGACGATGCCGCATCGGCTATTGATGCCGTAGCTGATTTAGGCTATATCAATCGTAAAAAAGTGGCTATTGGCGGGCACTCTTATGGTGCTTTTATGACGGCAAACTTACTGACACACTGCAATCTTTTTGCTTGCGGTATTGCCCGAAGTGGCGCTTATAACCGAACATTAACACCGTTTGGTTTTCAAAGCGAGCAACGAAATTATTGGGATGTTCCTAAGGTATACAATGAAATGTCTCCTTTTATGAATGCCGAAAAAATGAAAACGCCATTGCTTTTAGTTCATGGAGATGCCGATAATAATCCGGGCACTTTCACCCTGCAATCCGAACGTTATTTTCAAGCTTTGAAAGGACTCGGCGCTCCGGTTCGTTTGGTTTTATTGCCAAAAGAATCACATGGTTATGCTGCAAAAGAAAACATATTGCACCTACTTTGGGAGCAAGATCAATTCTTAGAAAAATATTTGAAAAACTAA